A single genomic interval of Chitinivibrionales bacterium harbors:
- a CDS encoding WYL domain-containing protein, translated as MANWEKVTALHRSLRKRRYPAPMNALRDELECSPATFYRLLAFLRDTLGAPVVYDNQYKGYRYAPDQSSWELPGLWFTASELSALLVLQKTAESLQYGLLDNLTASITPKIESLCAAQGIGTQTWDEKLKVLTVGGRSANNEVFTAIAQAVLHGKKAVIDYYPLGKPPDGPRTISPQTLLLYRDIWYVDAFCHLRNDLRTFSLNRIRKATLLPQKAKQIPRSTLDSHFGAAYGIFSGATDHIARIKFTGIAAHEVSQETWHPQQKSEHTKKGDYILTIPYGNSKELVMDILKWGEHAEVLHPPALRQQIAQTIKKMKNLYMLS; from the coding sequence TGATGAGCTTGAGTGTTCGCCGGCAACGTTTTATCGATTACTGGCCTTTTTACGGGACACACTGGGAGCGCCGGTTGTTTACGACAACCAGTATAAAGGGTATCGTTATGCACCAGACCAATCATCCTGGGAACTCCCGGGCCTCTGGTTTACCGCTTCGGAACTCAGCGCGCTTTTGGTTCTTCAGAAAACAGCCGAAAGCCTTCAGTACGGCCTTCTTGACAATCTGACTGCATCGATTACACCGAAAATAGAATCCCTCTGCGCTGCACAGGGGATAGGGACACAAACCTGGGATGAAAAACTGAAAGTCCTGACCGTAGGGGGGAGGAGTGCAAACAATGAGGTCTTTACCGCTATCGCCCAGGCCGTTCTTCACGGCAAAAAAGCGGTTATCGATTATTATCCTCTGGGCAAGCCACCTGACGGACCACGTACCATTTCCCCTCAAACCCTTCTCCTCTACCGGGACATCTGGTATGTCGATGCTTTCTGTCATCTTCGCAACGATCTCCGTACCTTCTCGCTCAACAGAATCCGAAAGGCAACACTGCTGCCCCAAAAAGCAAAGCAGATTCCCCGTTCAACGCTCGATTCCCATTTCGGCGCAGCATACGGCATCTTTTCAGGCGCAACAGACCATATCGCCCGTATAAAATTCACCGGGATCGCCGCCCATGAAGTCTCCCAGGAGACCTGGCACCCACAGCAGAAAAGCGAACATACCAAAAAGGGCGACTATATCCTCACAATCCCCTACGGGAACAGCAAGGAACTGGTCATGGATATCCTCAAATGGGGGGAGCATGCCGAAGTTCTCCATCCTCCTGCCTTGCGACAACAAATTGCTCAAACTATTAAAAAAATGAAAAACCTTTACATGCTCTCATGA
- a CDS encoding CRISPR-associated endonuclease Cas3'', producing the protein MENIAHVAKNEEGAYRLHSLLEHLNKTAKKANEFASLFDASEWAEIAGLWHDLGKFLPKWQNYLQKASGYEENAHIEGFSNRPNHSTAGAVLAFKQFGQCGLPKLKADALARIIGYIVAGHHAGLPDWDQDYAGGDLLNRIYKDPLNGLFDLRDIEILEKIDETNVFMSKSLPKSSPLNVKNNEEFQKSKEHLHLWVRMLFSCLVDADFLDTERFMDPGKYEIRSKYPQINELKKKFDSFINRMKSESAKTPINNERNKILEICRKK; encoded by the coding sequence ATGGAAAACATAGCCCATGTTGCAAAAAATGAAGAAGGTGCGTACAGGCTTCATAGTTTGCTTGAACACTTGAACAAGACTGCCAAAAAAGCAAATGAATTTGCATCGCTTTTTGATGCTTCAGAGTGGGCTGAAATAGCTGGATTGTGGCATGATTTAGGAAAATTTTTACCAAAATGGCAAAACTATTTACAAAAAGCATCTGGGTACGAAGAGAATGCTCATATAGAAGGATTTTCAAACAGGCCTAACCATAGCACAGCTGGGGCCGTCCTTGCATTTAAACAATTTGGACAGTGTGGATTACCAAAGTTAAAAGCAGATGCTTTAGCAAGAATCATCGGTTATATAGTAGCGGGCCATCATGCCGGATTACCTGATTGGGATCAAGATTATGCAGGTGGTGATTTGTTAAATAGAATATATAAAGATCCATTGAATGGATTATTCGATTTGAGAGATATTGAAATTCTAGAGAAAATTGATGAAACAAATGTTTTCATGAGCAAAAGCCTGCCAAAATCGTCACCCTTAAATGTGAAAAATAATGAAGAATTTCAAAAATCCAAAGAACACCTTCATTTATGGGTAAGGATGCTTTTTTCTTGTCTGGTAGATGCTGATTTTCTTGATACTGAAAGATTTATGGACCCGGGTAAATACGAAATACGATCAAAATATCCGCAAATAAATGAATTGAAAAAGAAGTTCGACAGCTTCATTAATAGGATGAAATCTGAATCTGCAAAAACTCCGATTAATAATGAAAGAAATAAAATTTTAGAAATTTGCAGGAAAAAGG